A genomic region of Trichothermofontia sichuanensis B231 contains the following coding sequences:
- a CDS encoding endonuclease domain-containing protein has product MNTNFLPYNPRLKEIARKLRKTMTKSEVILWQHLKGKQMGGYDFDRQRPIDEYIVDFYCKKLMLAIEIDGSSHDSEEAQERDRYRQQRLEALGVRFLRFRDEDVRQNVASVLQAIAIWIRDNAPVTSPPRRG; this is encoded by the coding sequence ATGAATACGAACTTTTTGCCCTACAACCCTCGGTTAAAGGAAATCGCTCGGAAGCTGCGAAAAACAATGACAAAATCAGAGGTAATTCTTTGGCAGCATCTCAAGGGTAAGCAGATGGGTGGCTATGATTTTGATCGACAACGGCCTATTGATGAGTATATTGTTGATTTCTACTGCAAAAAGCTAATGCTGGCGATCGAAATTGATGGCTCATCCCACGACAGCGAAGAAGCTCAGGAGCGAGACCGCTATCGTCAGCAAAGGCTTGAAGCGTTAGGGGTTCGATTCTTGCGTTTTCGAGATGAGGACGTTCGCCAGAATGTAGCATCAGTTCTTCAAGCGATCGCAATCTGGATTAGGGACAATGCCCCAGTAACTTCCCCTCCTAGGAGGGGTTAG
- a CDS encoding acetate/propionate family kinase, translating into MNILVLNAGSSSQKSCLYGLDDSFATPKASRLPAEPIPPLWEGSIDWTYPAGAATIKVKTAKGTGWQQTIHDRDQPKVLQQLLNTLWQGETQVIADPSAIAIVGHRVVHGGQRYRASTWITDEVKQAIADFAEFAPVHNPANFQGIVAIEQILGPSVPQVAVFDTAFHADIPPTAATYAIPYELYQQGIRKYGFHGISHQSVAERAAHCLGRDLADLRLITCHLGNGCSLAAIAHGRCVDTTMGFTPLAGLMMGARSGDIDPGILLHLLRHHGYTVDDLDRLLNQESGLKGVSGLSNDLRQIRAAIATGHERAQLAYDLYIYRLRTEISALLPALGGLDALVFTAGVGENSVEVRADVCAGLAFLGLRLDHDRNAQNLKDVSLATPDSTVDVLAIHTEEDWAIAQACWQLAHAS; encoded by the coding sequence ATGAATATTTTGGTGTTAAATGCAGGGTCGAGTAGCCAGAAGAGTTGTTTATATGGGCTAGACGATAGCTTCGCAACGCCGAAGGCGTCTCGCCTCCCGGCTGAGCCAATCCCGCCGCTTTGGGAAGGGTCTATCGATTGGACCTACCCAGCAGGAGCCGCAACAATCAAAGTGAAAACTGCTAAAGGAACTGGTTGGCAACAAACTATACACGATCGCGACCAACCCAAAGTTCTCCAGCAATTGCTCAATACCCTCTGGCAGGGTGAGACCCAAGTGATCGCTGACCCCAGCGCGATCGCGATTGTGGGCCATCGGGTGGTGCATGGGGGACAACGGTATCGGGCAAGTACCTGGATTACTGATGAGGTGAAACAGGCGATCGCTGACTTTGCCGAATTTGCGCCGGTCCATAATCCCGCCAATTTTCAGGGCATAGTAGCGATCGAGCAAATTTTAGGTCCCTCGGTTCCCCAGGTAGCTGTGTTTGATACCGCCTTCCATGCCGATATTCCACCCACCGCCGCGACCTACGCCATTCCCTACGAACTTTACCAACAAGGGATTCGTAAGTATGGCTTTCATGGCATTAGTCACCAATCGGTTGCTGAACGGGCTGCCCACTGCTTAGGACGGGACCTGGCAGATCTACGCCTGATCACCTGTCACCTGGGGAATGGTTGCTCCCTTGCTGCGATCGCCCACGGTCGTTGCGTCGATACCACAATGGGCTTTACCCCCTTGGCGGGGTTGATGATGGGGGCACGATCGGGCGATATCGATCCCGGTATCCTGCTGCACTTACTGCGCCACCACGGCTACACCGTTGATGACCTTGATCGCCTGCTCAACCAGGAGTCGGGTTTAAAGGGAGTTTCAGGGTTAAGCAATGATTTGCGCCAAATCCGAGCCGCGATCGCCACGGGCCATGAACGTGCCCAATTGGCCTACGACCTGTATATCTATCGATTACGAACAGAAATTAGTGCCCTGTTACCTGCCTTAGGGGGCCTCGATGCCCTCGTCTTTACCGCTGGCGTTGGTGAGAATTCGGTAGAAGTGCGGGCAGATGTTTGTGCTGGCTTAGCCTTTTTAGGCTTACGCTTAGACCACGATCGCAATGCCCAAAACCTCAAGGATGTTTCCCTGGCCACGCCCGATTCGACAGTAGACGTGCTAGCCATTCATACCGAAGAGGATTGGGCGATCGCGCAAGCCTGCTGGCAACTGGCCCACGCTAGTTAA
- a CDS encoding 16S rRNA (uracil(1498)-N(3))-methyltransferase: protein MAQSRRLIVDPTQVQGNHLALTAEQHHYLCDILRLRSGDRFIALDGQGQAWQAVLKAGTAVESSRSPYTATLLAPLTLPSEPLSPITLMTALPKGNAFDEVVRQATELGVMRIVPVLSDRTLLRPSVQKLERWRRIALEATEQSERAIAPTILDPCPFPVAVEQWQAESPRPMAAMCVARREAIHLLNWLPGMTKSPLAAGVWVAVGPEGGWTEAEVAQAIAAGFDPVSLGGPILRAVTAAIAAVCLVSAAYQAQQPDIPDIHRPTD, encoded by the coding sequence TTGGCACAAAGTCGACGGCTGATCGTAGATCCTACCCAGGTTCAAGGCAACCACCTAGCGCTGACAGCGGAGCAGCATCATTACCTGTGCGATATTTTGCGGTTGCGATCGGGCGATCGCTTCATTGCCTTGGATGGGCAAGGTCAGGCATGGCAGGCGGTCCTCAAGGCAGGGACAGCGGTTGAGTCTAGCCGATCGCCGTATACTGCCACGTTGCTGGCGCCACTCACCCTCCCCTCAGAGCCATTGTCACCCATAACTTTGATGACAGCTTTGCCCAAGGGGAACGCCTTTGATGAGGTCGTGCGTCAGGCTACGGAATTGGGGGTGATGCGCATTGTACCTGTGTTGAGCGATCGCACCCTATTGCGACCCAGTGTCCAAAAGCTAGAGCGCTGGCGGCGGATTGCCCTAGAGGCGACGGAACAATCGGAACGGGCGATCGCGCCAACCATTCTAGACCCCTGCCCTTTCCCAGTGGCGGTGGAACAATGGCAGGCTGAATCCCCCCGTCCTATGGCCGCGATGTGCGTGGCCCGTCGGGAAGCGATCCATCTTTTGAACTGGTTGCCAGGGATGACGAAGTCTCCACTAGCGGCGGGGGTGTGGGTTGCCGTTGGGCCGGAGGGGGGGTGGACCGAGGCGGAGGTGGCGCAGGCGATCGCAGCGGGGTTTGATCCCGTTTCCCTGGGGGGGCCAATTTTGCGGGCCGTCACAGCAGCGATCGCAGCTGTCTGCCTGGTGAGTGCGGCATACCAGGCACAGCAGCCAGACATCCCAGACATCCATCGACCCACTGATTAG
- a CDS encoding tetratricopeptide repeat protein encodes MPNPDWLPQVAAAFERQDYTQAAKLVKQRLTIAPDDLWGQFYLGRLHEVAGRREAAEAVYRQLLRKANNPKMVNQVRQGVERLTAYKQARRKAAIAAATAKPEDAQLGVLVLEPIASEARAEVAKGLASVMQLDVRNAQLILPRRGWRVYRTGAIGELRFYQDALIQAGVPAFCLALATLAEIRIFRVDYFQSLAPQPTVVCRDESDSSGSLTFDWSEISQRVEGRLPIFEQVVDLGPWGKLVHKEQTLDYVQICDLHLPSRQCILRLCDSSYQFLQGAMIQASQANAIAPTQMTTRINWNNLMQRLKLYTNQATIVNGDAFKAFAPMVLDEKALIAQIEPYIDVFRKKETAWDAAFQLYSTLHFARYPQTQN; translated from the coding sequence ATGCCTAACCCAGACTGGTTACCCCAGGTAGCTGCTGCCTTCGAGCGCCAGGATTATACTCAGGCCGCCAAACTCGTCAAGCAACGGCTGACGATCGCACCGGATGACCTATGGGGGCAGTTTTATTTGGGCCGATTGCATGAGGTGGCAGGGCGGCGGGAGGCGGCGGAGGCGGTCTATCGGCAACTGTTGCGTAAGGCCAATAATCCCAAAATGGTCAACCAAGTCCGCCAAGGGGTGGAGCGGCTAACGGCGTACAAGCAGGCCCGACGCAAAGCGGCGATCGCGGCGGCGACGGCGAAACCGGAGGATGCGCAGCTGGGGGTGCTGGTATTGGAGCCGATCGCCTCAGAAGCACGGGCAGAGGTGGCCAAAGGGTTGGCGTCGGTGATGCAGTTGGATGTGCGCAATGCCCAGCTGATCCTGCCCCGGCGGGGGTGGCGGGTCTATCGCACCGGCGCGATCGGCGAGTTGCGTTTTTATCAAGATGCGCTCATCCAGGCGGGAGTCCCAGCGTTTTGTCTAGCGTTGGCAACCTTGGCGGAAATTCGGATTTTCCGGGTGGATTATTTTCAAAGCCTTGCGCCCCAGCCAACGGTGGTGTGTCGCGACGAAAGCGATAGTTCTGGTTCGTTGACCTTTGATTGGTCAGAAATTAGCCAGCGAGTCGAGGGGCGTCTGCCGATTTTTGAGCAGGTTGTGGATCTGGGTCCCTGGGGCAAGCTGGTGCATAAGGAGCAGACATTGGATTATGTCCAGATCTGTGATCTGCACTTGCCCAGTCGCCAATGTATTTTGCGGTTATGTGACAGTAGCTATCAATTTTTGCAGGGAGCCATGATTCAAGCTAGTCAGGCCAATGCGATCGCGCCAACCCAAATGACGACTCGGATTAACTGGAACAATCTGATGCAAAGGCTTAAGCTCTACACCAATCAGGCAACCATTGTGAATGGGGATGCTTTTAAGGCATTTGCGCCAATGGTGCTAGATGAAAAGGCACTCATTGCCCAAATCGAACCCTACATCGACGTGTTTCGCAAAAAAGAAACCGCTTGGGATGCTGCTTTTCAGCTTTACAGTACCCTGCATTTTGCTCGCTACCCCCAAACTCAGAACTGA
- the psbA gene encoding photosystem II q(b) protein yields the protein MTTTLQRRESASAWERFCEWVTSTDNRLYIGWFGVLMIPTLLTATTCFIIAFIAAPPVDIDGIREPVAGSLLYGNNIISGAVVPSSNAIGLHFYPIWEAASLDEWLYNGGPYQLIIFHFLIGCFCYMGRQWELSYRLGMRPWICVAYSAPLASATAVFLIYPLGQGSFSDGMPLGISGTFNFMFVFQAEHNILMHPFHMLGVAGVFGGSLFCAMHGSLVTSSLVRETTETESLNYGYKFGQEEETYNIVAAHGYFGRLIFQYASFNNSRSLHFFLALWPVVCIWFTALGISTMAFNLNGFNFNQSVLDSQGRVINTWADVLNRANLGFEVMHERNAHNFPLDLASVESAPVALMAPSING from the coding sequence ATGACTACAACCCTCCAACGGCGCGAGAGCGCCAGCGCGTGGGAGCGTTTTTGCGAATGGGTAACGAGCACCGACAACCGCCTCTATATTGGCTGGTTTGGCGTGCTGATGATCCCGACGCTGCTGACGGCGACGACCTGTTTCATCATCGCCTTCATTGCTGCTCCCCCCGTCGATATCGACGGTATCCGTGAACCCGTTGCCGGTTCCTTGCTCTATGGCAACAACATCATCTCCGGTGCGGTGGTTCCGTCCTCGAACGCGATCGGCCTGCACTTCTACCCGATTTGGGAAGCTGCCTCTCTGGATGAGTGGCTCTACAACGGTGGTCCGTACCAACTGATCATCTTCCACTTCCTGATCGGTTGCTTCTGCTACATGGGCCGTCAGTGGGAACTGAGCTACCGGCTGGGGATGCGTCCCTGGATTTGCGTAGCCTACTCGGCTCCGTTGGCGTCTGCCACCGCCGTGTTCCTAATCTACCCGCTGGGTCAAGGTTCCTTCTCCGATGGGATGCCCTTGGGGATCAGCGGCACCTTCAACTTCATGTTCGTGTTCCAAGCGGAGCACAATATTCTGATGCATCCGTTCCACATGTTGGGTGTGGCGGGTGTGTTTGGCGGTTCGCTGTTCTGCGCCATGCACGGTTCCTTGGTGACTTCGAGCTTGGTGCGTGAGACGACGGAAACCGAATCGTTGAACTACGGATACAAGTTTGGACAAGAGGAAGAGACCTACAACATTGTGGCGGCGCACGGTTACTTTGGTCGGTTGATCTTCCAATATGCGAGCTTCAACAACAGCCGCTCGTTGCACTTTTTCCTGGCGTTGTGGCCGGTGGTGTGCATTTGGTTTACGGCGTTGGGGATTAGCACGATGGCGTTCAACCTGAACGGGTTCAACTTCAACCAGAGTGTGTTGGATTCGCAGGGTCGAGTGATCAACACGTGGGCGGACGTGCTGAACCGTGCGAACCTGGGTTTTGAGGTGATGCACGAGCGGAATGCGCACAACTTCCCGCTGGATTTGGCGAGTGTGGAGTCGGCTCCGGTGGCGCTGATGGCTCCGAGCATCAATGGCTAA
- a CDS encoding DUF2214 family protein, translating to MWASTITAYLHYLSFMVAFGALIFEVSHLKKDLTLQEAWRIVIADSLYGVAALGVLITGILRVLYFGQGTHYYLDNPVFYTKVAIFLIVGTFSLYPTLSFILWIPTLRQGQIPTLELPKVDRLLGIIRLELVGFTLIPLLAAMMARGIGLS from the coding sequence ATGTGGGCCAGTACGATTACGGCATATTTGCACTATCTCAGTTTTATGGTGGCGTTCGGAGCGCTGATTTTTGAAGTCTCGCATCTTAAGAAAGACCTCACCCTCCAGGAAGCTTGGCGCATCGTGATTGCTGACAGCCTCTATGGCGTTGCGGCCTTGGGGGTTCTGATTACGGGGATTCTCCGGGTTCTTTACTTCGGACAGGGAACTCACTACTACCTGGATAACCCCGTGTTTTACACCAAGGTGGCGATTTTCCTGATCGTTGGCACCTTCTCCCTGTATCCCACCCTTTCCTTCATCCTCTGGATACCGACCCTGCGGCAGGGCCAGATCCCCACTTTGGAACTGCCCAAGGTCGATCGCCTACTCGGTATCATTCGCCTGGAACTGGTCGGTTTTACCCTGATTCCCCTCTTGGCAGCCATGATGGCACGGGGGATTGGTCTGAGTTAG